The following proteins are encoded in a genomic region of Gimesia algae:
- a CDS encoding PIG-L deacetylase family protein produces MLLNLRNIIYSTFLITLPLLCNISSLQADEGAPLRIICFGAHPDDAEYKNGGTAALWAQQGHKVKLVSVTNGDIGHFEMAGGTLAQRRAAEVKAAGKILGVESEVLDIHDGELLPTLENRKKIVKLIREWNADLVISHRPWDYHPDHRYVGVLVQDAAFMVTVPYFCPDIPRLKKNPVFMYSSDGFQKPYPFRPDVVVAVDNVFEQKLKAVAQLVSQSLEGGAGGSPERAAKVPPADPPELRVEFLRPAWSRRQSSEANKYRTELINIYGEEIGKQVKFAESFELCEYGSKPNKKMLLKLFPIQASIPVAEK; encoded by the coding sequence ATGCTGCTGAACCTGAGAAATATAATCTACTCTACGTTTCTAATTACGCTTCCCCTGTTGTGTAACATTTCTTCACTCCAGGCAGATGAAGGTGCCCCGTTACGTATTATCTGCTTTGGTGCTCACCCTGATGATGCAGAATATAAAAATGGTGGAACAGCTGCGCTTTGGGCGCAACAGGGTCATAAAGTAAAACTGGTCTCCGTGACAAATGGAGACATTGGTCACTTTGAAATGGCGGGAGGTACATTAGCTCAGCGAAGAGCTGCCGAGGTTAAAGCTGCAGGAAAAATCCTGGGAGTCGAATCGGAAGTGTTGGATATCCATGATGGAGAATTACTTCCGACGTTGGAGAACCGAAAGAAGATCGTAAAACTGATTCGCGAATGGAATGCCGATCTCGTCATATCACATCGTCCCTGGGATTATCACCCCGACCACCGGTATGTTGGCGTACTGGTCCAGGATGCTGCATTCATGGTAACCGTACCCTATTTCTGTCCTGATATCCCTCGTCTTAAAAAAAATCCCGTCTTCATGTACTCCAGCGACGGATTCCAGAAGCCTTACCCCTTTCGTCCGGATGTGGTCGTTGCCGTGGACAATGTATTTGAACAGAAACTGAAAGCAGTTGCACAGCTCGTATCGCAATCGCTGGAAGGAGGAGCTGGCGGCAGTCCGGAACGGGCTGCTAAAGTCCCCCCTGCTGATCCGCCAGAACTGCGCGTCGAATTTCTTCGTCCTGCCTGGTCGCGCCGTCAGTCATCAGAAGCAAATAAATACCGCACCGAACTGATCAATATCTACGGAGAAGAAATCGGTAAGCAGGTCAAATTTGCGGAATCGTTTGAGCTCTGCGAATATGGTTCAAAACCAAATAAAAAGATGCTACTGAAGCTGTTCCCCATCCAGGCTTCAATTCCGGTTGCTGAAAAATAA
- a CDS encoding PSD1 and planctomycete cytochrome C domain-containing protein, translating into MNRLFFSMFWLLSLSSLLLQPVFLSAAEAVAEKDKIDFQKQIKPLFQAKCYSCHGREVQEGGFRLDLKSRALEGGDSGRAILPGDSHKSELFHRISGTGDGDQMPPEGEGTPLNQDELALVKRWIELGANWPEIANSKTGLAGSDHWSFQPIKEVTLPKVQQTDWVKNGIDTFILQKLEQEKVSPSEEADRSTLIRRVYLDLTGLPPTVEEWQKWSSDLNPDWYEKLVDHLLASPHYGERWARHWLDLARYADSDGYEKDRKRPHAWRWRTWVINALNQDLPFDQFSQRQIAGDLFPDPSLTELVATGFHRNTLINTEGGTDPEEDRVKRTVDRTNTLGSIWLGITVECAQCHTHKYDPITQREYYRLYSFFNSMTEPDIGAPLPAEQANFEKANQVYQAAHQPLVEAIQDYEQNKLNSALSHWEKQNPEKKPVWTVLNPETVQAKQKTTLKVLPDRSVLAKGENPGRAEIYTITFKTDIQNIKGIRLEALTDPSLPRQGPGRSATGDFELTMLTLKTAPLESPDSIHEIALQNAQASFEMEGYKVDRVINNSPHTGWSIAPQEGRKQIATFEAKKPFGFEKGTLVTVTLQQSTTKKTYHNLGRFRISLTTTDVPLPLTGMTDLVVETLNTPSEQRTVEQHQELLEYFRTIDPQLNKLKAQEVAHRKKAPRDPAETTKAQVVDHLKVPRKTHLLVRGDFLNPADEVKANTPAILPPIRTSNPNRLDLARWLFEPRQPLTARVTVNRIWSRYFGRGIVFTVNDFGTQGEPPSHPELLDWLSTQFRKNHWSLKQLHRLIVTSATYRQSSTNRPELAERDPYNTWLSHQNRLRVEAEIIRDQALTVSGLIKHKVGGPSVNPPQPEGIANLGYANSVKWSTSKGDDRYRRGLYTFFQRTVPYPMLMTFDSPDSNLSCTRRERSNTPLQALTIWNDPVFFECSQNLGTRIVEATQKNTHSLEDRIKHAFELCLARQPSKQEMQIIRQLHQEQTQLLQADPSAVSDLTNQIQIPEGSTPQEVATWIIIGRVLMNLDEFVTRG; encoded by the coding sequence ATGAACCGCCTCTTCTTTTCTATGTTCTGGCTGTTGAGCCTGAGTTCTCTGTTACTTCAACCTGTATTTCTGTCTGCCGCAGAGGCTGTTGCAGAAAAAGACAAAATTGATTTCCAGAAACAGATCAAACCACTGTTTCAGGCCAAATGCTATTCTTGTCACGGTCGGGAAGTTCAGGAAGGTGGCTTTCGCCTCGATCTGAAAAGTCGCGCTTTGGAAGGTGGAGACAGTGGTCGGGCTATTCTACCCGGTGACAGCCATAAAAGTGAACTCTTTCATCGGATTTCCGGCACCGGGGATGGCGACCAGATGCCCCCGGAAGGTGAAGGAACTCCACTGAATCAAGACGAACTGGCTTTGGTCAAACGCTGGATCGAACTGGGAGCCAATTGGCCTGAGATCGCGAATTCAAAAACAGGTCTGGCTGGCTCAGATCACTGGTCATTTCAACCCATCAAAGAGGTTACCCTGCCAAAGGTGCAACAGACGGACTGGGTTAAAAATGGCATCGATACATTCATTCTACAGAAACTGGAACAGGAAAAAGTAAGCCCCTCTGAAGAAGCGGACCGCAGCACTCTTATCCGACGCGTCTATCTGGATTTGACTGGACTCCCTCCCACGGTTGAAGAATGGCAGAAGTGGAGTTCCGATCTCAACCCTGACTGGTATGAAAAACTGGTCGACCATCTGTTGGCCTCTCCGCATTATGGAGAACGCTGGGCTCGGCACTGGCTCGACCTGGCACGGTACGCTGACAGCGACGGATACGAAAAAGACCGCAAAAGACCACACGCCTGGCGCTGGCGAACCTGGGTGATCAATGCCTTGAATCAGGACCTCCCCTTCGACCAGTTTTCGCAGCGACAGATCGCGGGCGACCTGTTCCCAGATCCTTCCCTGACCGAACTGGTTGCTACGGGATTCCATCGTAATACCCTGATCAATACAGAAGGTGGAACCGATCCGGAGGAAGATCGCGTCAAACGTACTGTCGACCGCACGAATACTCTGGGATCGATCTGGCTGGGAATCACAGTAGAATGTGCCCAATGCCACACTCATAAATATGACCCCATCACCCAGCGTGAATATTATCGGCTATACTCCTTTTTCAATTCAATGACAGAGCCCGATATCGGCGCGCCCCTGCCTGCCGAACAGGCGAATTTTGAGAAAGCAAATCAAGTCTATCAGGCAGCCCATCAGCCTCTGGTAGAAGCAATTCAGGATTATGAACAGAACAAACTGAACTCAGCCCTCAGTCACTGGGAAAAACAGAATCCGGAAAAGAAACCTGTCTGGACAGTCCTGAATCCGGAAACCGTTCAAGCCAAACAGAAAACCACATTGAAGGTTCTGCCCGATCGTAGCGTGCTGGCTAAAGGGGAAAACCCCGGTCGCGCAGAAATTTATACGATTACTTTTAAAACAGATATACAGAACATTAAGGGGATTCGACTCGAAGCACTCACTGATCCCAGTCTGCCCAGACAGGGGCCAGGGCGAAGTGCCACTGGCGATTTCGAATTGACCATGCTTACTCTGAAGACGGCACCACTGGAATCGCCTGATTCGATCCATGAAATCGCGTTACAGAATGCACAGGCCAGCTTTGAGATGGAGGGTTATAAAGTTGACCGTGTCATCAACAACAGTCCCCATACAGGCTGGTCAATTGCTCCCCAGGAGGGAAGAAAACAGATTGCCACATTCGAAGCAAAAAAACCATTTGGATTCGAAAAGGGTACGCTGGTCACCGTTACATTGCAGCAGTCCACTACGAAAAAAACTTATCATAACCTGGGGCGTTTTCGTATTTCACTGACAACAACAGATGTACCATTGCCCCTTACTGGAATGACAGACCTGGTAGTCGAGACACTGAATACACCGTCTGAACAGAGAACTGTTGAGCAACACCAGGAACTGCTGGAGTATTTTCGCACCATTGATCCTCAGTTAAATAAACTGAAAGCACAGGAAGTGGCACATCGTAAAAAAGCACCTCGTGATCCCGCAGAAACCACGAAAGCCCAGGTAGTCGATCATCTCAAAGTACCCCGCAAAACACACTTGCTGGTAAGAGGTGACTTTCTGAATCCTGCGGATGAAGTCAAAGCGAATACACCGGCGATCCTGCCTCCCATCCGAACTTCCAATCCAAACCGTCTCGATCTGGCGCGCTGGCTGTTTGAGCCCCGTCAGCCTCTAACAGCACGGGTGACAGTCAATCGCATCTGGAGTCGCTATTTTGGCCGGGGAATCGTATTCACTGTCAACGATTTTGGCACACAGGGAGAGCCCCCCTCGCACCCGGAATTACTCGACTGGCTGTCCACTCAATTTCGCAAAAACCACTGGAGCCTGAAACAGCTCCATAGACTGATTGTCACTTCAGCAACGTATCGTCAGTCTTCCACGAATCGACCGGAACTCGCAGAACGAGACCCCTATAACACCTGGCTGTCGCATCAGAACCGCCTGCGGGTTGAAGCGGAAATCATTCGCGACCAGGCGTTGACAGTCAGCGGATTAATCAAACACAAAGTAGGTGGCCCGAGCGTGAATCCTCCCCAACCCGAGGGAATCGCTAATCTGGGTTATGCAAATTCGGTGAAATGGTCTACCAGTAAAGGGGATGACCGCTACCGTCGCGGACTCTATACGTTCTTTCAACGTACAGTCCCCTATCCCATGTTGATGACTTTTGACTCACCCGATTCTAATTTGAGTTGTACTCGCAGAGAGCGTTCCAATACTCCACTGCAGGCATTAACGATCTGGAATGACCCGGTCTTTTTTGAGTGTTCCCAAAATCTGGGCACACGAATTGTCGAGGCAACACAGAAAAATACTCATTCTCTGGAAGATCGCATCAAACATGCATTTGAACTCTGCCTGGCACGACAGCCATCAAAGCAGGAAATGCAAATTATCCGTCAGCTCCATCAGGAACAGACACAATTACTGCAGGCAGATCCGTCGGCAGTCAGCGATTTAACAAATCAAATTCAGATTCCTGAGGGAAGCACCCCGCAGGAAGTCGCCACCTGGATAATAATTGGACGGGTTTTAATGAATCTCGATGAGTTTGTGACACGCGGATAA
- a CDS encoding DUF1501 domain-containing protein produces the protein MNAEPFNLNLARRRFLMNSSCSVASFALAAMLEKEGLIASENSLTNPLAPKDAHFPGTAKNCIFIFLAGGPSQIDLYDPKPKLQELNGQPLPKELTEKVRFAFINKETATLSGSARKFTKSGECGTEFSDVLPNIATCADDIALIRSMYTEQFNHHPAQLMMNTGVGRFGRPSVGSWLTYGLGSQSNNLPGYVVLTAGRGASGGASLWSSGSLPSTYAGVLFRNQGEPVLNLNNPPGISSAMQKSGLEAIKKLNTEQLNETGDDEIASRIASYELAFQMQSSAPELIELSSETKETQEAYGVNRKGDSKTGKRGGGADAEGAFARNCLLARRLVERGVRFVNLYHASWDHHSGLDAGIKRNAGIVDQPVAALLKDLKQRGLLDSTLVVMAGEFGRTPLGENRTGSKAVTGRDHHPGAFSLWMAGGGVKGGQVIGKTTELGWSVEEDPVHINDFHATLLHLFGLNHLKLAQNFGGLDIRLTNVGGKVVDKLIS, from the coding sequence ATGAACGCTGAACCATTCAATTTGAATCTGGCACGTCGTCGCTTCCTGATGAACTCATCCTGCAGTGTCGCCAGTTTTGCTCTGGCTGCGATGCTGGAGAAAGAAGGGTTAATCGCCTCGGAAAACAGTCTCACAAATCCACTGGCTCCCAAAGATGCCCATTTCCCCGGTACCGCGAAGAACTGTATTTTCATATTTCTGGCGGGAGGCCCCAGCCAGATAGACCTCTATGATCCCAAACCCAAGTTACAGGAATTAAACGGACAGCCACTCCCCAAAGAACTGACCGAGAAGGTTCGATTTGCTTTTATTAACAAAGAAACCGCTACTCTGAGTGGAAGCGCCAGGAAGTTCACGAAATCGGGGGAATGCGGTACCGAGTTTTCAGATGTGCTCCCCAATATTGCAACCTGTGCAGACGACATCGCTTTAATTCGCTCAATGTATACTGAGCAGTTTAACCACCATCCGGCACAGTTGATGATGAATACGGGGGTAGGACGCTTCGGGAGACCCAGTGTTGGTTCCTGGCTGACCTATGGGCTAGGCAGCCAATCCAATAATCTGCCAGGGTATGTTGTACTGACAGCAGGTCGTGGTGCCAGTGGCGGCGCCTCACTCTGGTCCAGTGGCTCTCTACCATCGACTTATGCTGGAGTACTGTTCCGAAATCAGGGTGAGCCGGTATTGAACTTGAATAACCCGCCTGGAATCAGTTCGGCCATGCAGAAATCTGGTCTGGAAGCCATCAAGAAACTGAACACCGAACAACTGAACGAGACAGGCGATGATGAAATTGCCAGCCGGATAGCCAGTTACGAACTCGCCTTTCAAATGCAGTCTTCAGCACCGGAACTGATTGAATTATCCAGCGAGACCAAAGAAACACAGGAAGCCTACGGCGTCAACCGAAAAGGAGATTCTAAAACTGGTAAAAGAGGTGGGGGAGCCGATGCGGAAGGTGCATTTGCACGGAACTGCCTGCTGGCACGTAGACTGGTGGAACGCGGAGTCCGGTTTGTCAATCTTTACCATGCTTCCTGGGACCACCACAGTGGTCTGGATGCCGGTATAAAACGGAACGCAGGAATCGTGGACCAGCCCGTTGCTGCACTTCTGAAAGACCTCAAACAACGAGGGCTTCTCGATTCAACGCTGGTCGTGATGGCTGGAGAATTTGGACGGACTCCGCTGGGTGAAAACCGAACTGGTTCGAAAGCGGTCACAGGCCGAGATCATCATCCTGGCGCCTTCAGTCTGTGGATGGCGGGAGGAGGTGTCAAAGGGGGGCAGGTCATTGGCAAAACGACAGAACTGGGATGGTCAGTAGAAGAAGACCCTGTTCACATCAACGATTTTCACGCCACTTTGTTACATCTGTTCGGCCTGAATCACTTGAAACTGGCACAGAATTTTGGTGGCCTGGATATTCGACTGACCAACGTTGGTGGAAAAGTTGTCGACAAACTGATCTCATAA
- a CDS encoding BBP7 family outer membrane beta-barrel protein gives MVNPAYRLLLGMVVLLSGVESLSAQAPYSPDMGSMIQPVSYNSTAAYRPHYEPEVMYEPSPEYYQPVDAYPAEYYGGMPPADSVMRVLPEDRGWAYDHPMDGYFSRLAHNSWFRMEYLLWKAPPGNMLIGSQNDSGNDPRNPYTTNDFLGFPTLSTKAADLSSIGKEGTNGVRGTFGIDFDSGTIEAIFFGMKTDASGFSYGKNDLLGASFGETDMISIPLLFNGEISNAQRNFNQKFSVDYKTQAWGVESNYVFNTESLIFRTYYGEGGFQIRPLAGFRYLKIGEQMVVKGDFERSDTIPPFPFFESTISSQTSNKLYVPQAGIRMEFVHPWFTIAAEPKFGFGVNNYNGSVLTNQFLGPTDPTHVTQISKTRFAPTFEFGVNARIHLSEYFTFNVGYNFLWANHIARAGGIPYYNLDGSFAANDVSIQAQDSTDTYKLHGLVLGGEFRWP, from the coding sequence ATGGTAAATCCGGCCTATCGTTTATTGCTTGGAATGGTTGTTCTCCTGTCAGGGGTGGAATCACTGTCTGCGCAGGCTCCATATTCTCCCGACATGGGATCGATGATTCAGCCTGTCAGTTATAATTCAACTGCAGCTTATCGTCCCCATTACGAGCCTGAAGTGATGTATGAACCATCACCGGAATATTATCAGCCGGTTGATGCGTATCCTGCAGAATATTATGGGGGGATGCCTCCAGCCGATTCGGTGATGAGGGTTCTTCCAGAAGATCGTGGCTGGGCTTACGACCATCCAATGGATGGATATTTCAGCCGACTGGCCCATAACAGCTGGTTTCGTATGGAGTACCTGCTCTGGAAAGCGCCTCCGGGCAACATGCTGATCGGTTCTCAAAACGATTCAGGCAATGATCCTCGCAATCCTTATACAACTAATGATTTTCTAGGATTTCCCACTCTCTCAACCAAAGCCGCCGATTTGAGTTCTATTGGCAAGGAAGGTACTAACGGGGTCCGCGGCACGTTCGGTATTGATTTTGACAGTGGTACCATTGAAGCTATCTTTTTCGGTATGAAAACCGATGCGAGTGGATTTTCCTATGGTAAAAATGATCTTCTCGGTGCTTCCTTTGGCGAGACCGATATGATTTCAATTCCTCTTTTATTCAATGGTGAAATATCGAACGCCCAGCGGAATTTCAATCAGAAATTTAGCGTCGACTATAAAACACAGGCGTGGGGAGTGGAAAGTAACTATGTCTTCAATACGGAAAGCCTGATTTTCCGGACCTATTATGGAGAAGGTGGATTTCAGATTCGTCCTTTAGCAGGTTTTCGTTATCTGAAAATCGGTGAGCAGATGGTTGTGAAAGGTGATTTTGAACGCTCAGACACGATCCCTCCATTCCCATTTTTTGAATCGACAATCAGCAGCCAGACGAGCAATAAACTGTATGTTCCTCAGGCTGGTATCCGAATGGAATTCGTGCACCCCTGGTTCACGATTGCAGCTGAACCGAAGTTTGGTTTTGGTGTGAATAATTACAATGGAAGTGTGTTAACAAACCAGTTTCTCGGACCAACTGATCCTACTCACGTCACACAGATATCCAAAACACGGTTTGCACCGACTTTTGAGTTTGGAGTGAATGCCCGCATTCATCTCAGTGAATACTTTACCTTCAATGTTGGTTATAACTTCCTGTGGGCCAATCATATTGCCCGGGCAGGGGGGATTCCTTATTACAACTTGGATGGCTCTTTCGCTGCTAATGACGTCTCTATCCAAGCTCAGGACAGTACAGATACCTATAAACTGCATGGACTTGTATTGGGTGGAGAATTCCGCTGGCCATAA